GCCTGCTTCACGTGCGTGCCCAGCACCTGCCTTAGCGCCGCATGCAGCAGATGCGTCCCCGTGTGATTGCGCATCGTCGCATGCCGCACGCCCGCATTCACCACCGTGTCGACCACGTCCCCCACCCCAATCGCATGCAACGCCTTCACCTGGTGCGCAAACACACCCTGTACCGGCTTCCTGCATCCGCTCACCTCGGCCACAGCCGTGATGTGATCGCTCGCATACAGCCAGCCCACATCACCAACCTGCCCACCCGAGTCCGCATAGAAGCTCGTCGCATCCAGCACCGCCTCGCCCGTCTCACCCGGCTGCAAACTCGCCACACCAACTCCGTCCTTCACCAGCGCCAGCACCCGCGCTCCATCCAGCCGCGTCGCCCCATATCCCTGAAACTCCGTCTGCGGCAGCTCGCGATACACCGGCGCGGCGCTCTTCTGCGACCCACCCTTCCAACTCGCCCGCGCTCTCTGCTGCTCCTCCAGCTTCGCCCGCTCAAACCCCTCGTAATCGAACTCAATGCCCGCATCTCGCGCCGCGTCCACCATGAAGTCCAGCGGCATACCGAACGTCTCATACAAGCTGAACGCCTTCGCTCCATCGCGCAGCGTCTCGTCGGTCATGTTCCGCAGGCCGAGTTCCAGCGTGCGCGCAAACTGCTCCTCTTCCGCGAGCACCACCTTGCTCACGCGCTCCGCCGACTCCTTCAGCTCGGGATACGCCGCCTGCATCTCATCGCGCACAGCAAACACCATCTCGTGCAGAAACGGCTTCTCCTGACCCAACAACCGTCCATGCCGAATCCCGCGCCGCATGATCTTGCGCAGCACATACCCGCGCCCCTCATTCGACGGCAGCACACCATCCGAAATCAAAAACGTCGACGCCCTTGCATGGTCCGCAATAATCCGCAGCGACGCCGCTCCCTTCACATCGCTCACCGCCAGCTCATCGATCGACAGCTCGCTCTTGAACCACGTCAACTCCTTCGCGCGCTTCAGCAGCGGCGTAAACAGATCATTCTCATAGTTCGAAATCTTCCCCTGTATCGCGCACGACACACGATCCAATCCCATGCCCGTATCGATCGACGGCTTCGGCAGCGGCGTCAGCGTTCCATCCGCTGCCCGATCGAACTGCATGAACACCAGGTTCCAGATCTCGACATACCGCTGCTCATCCTGCGGAAACGGCAGATCAACCGGCTGCCCATTTGCGTCGAACTTCTCGCTCGCCCGCACACCCAGGTCATAAAAAATCTCCGAGCAGGGACCACACGGCCCCGTATCGCCCATCTGCCAGAAGTTGTCCTTCATCCCCATCTCGAAGATGCGTTCCTTCGGCACTCCCGTCTCGATCCAGTACTGCTCCGCCTCGTCATCCCGGGGCACCGTCTCCGAGCCCTCGAAGATCGTCACGTACATCTTCTTGGGATCCATCCCAAACCACTCCGGACTCGTCAGCAGTTCCCACGCATACGCAATCGCGTCTTTCTTGAAGTAGTCGCCAAAGCTGAAGTTCCCCAGCATCTCGAAGAACGTATGGTGCCGCCGCGTAAACCCGACGTTTTCCAAATCGTTATGCTTTCCACCCGCACGCACGCACTTCTGGGACGATGCGGCGCGTGTGTACTCGCGCTTCTCCGCGCCCAGAAATACATCCTTAAACTGGTTCATCCCCGCGTTCGTAAACAGCAGCGTGGGATCATTCGCCGGCACCAGCGAAGACGAGTGCACCCGACGGTGCCCCTTACCCTCAAAAAACCGCAGAAAATCTTCACGAATCTGATTGCCGGACAAGTTGCGCATAACCCTCAGTTTATCAGCGCTACAGGCTCACTCCCGGCCGCCACGTCAGCCCTTCGCGCCGCAGCTCCGGATCACGCGTCGCCTTCAGCTTCGCAAACTCATCCGCATATCTCGCCATCTCCATCACGCTCACCAGTGCATCGAACGCATCCTCACTGCCCTTCGCCTTCGTCATCACCGCACGCCCAACAGGCTTGTACACCGCATCCGTCTTACACTTCGCCGCAAGATACTTACTCCTCGCCTCCGCATTCGACTTCGCCACCGCTCCTGTCATCAGCCGCGTATACATCTCCACCAGCAACGGCTTCGGCCTCCCCGCATCGAGCGCCGCAGCCTCCAGCGGCCACACGCGAAAACCCGCATCGTGCAGCCGCTCCAGCATCTGCATCGCTCGCAGCGATCCTGTCCCCACGCTCCCACTTCCGCCAATCTGAAACGGCGACTTCGGCGTGATACCGCGCATCTTCGCCGCGCGCTCCGGATCGCCGCCCTCCATCCCCTGCGCGATCTTGTTGTCATAGTCCGCAAACCGAAACATCCGCCGATATCCCGCCCCGCAGAACTGCGCCGGCCTCTTATGCGGCTTGCCCCAGAACCGCTCATCGCGCGCAATCTCGTCGCACTCGCGCGCCAGCCACTGCTCGGCCAGCCCCGCATTCGCCTTCCGCCAGAACGCGAACATGTCCTCGCAGCCGTGCTCCTCCAGAAACCATCCCGGAAAGCTGAAGCAACAGTCGATGCTCACCACCAGCCGCGGCGCCTCGCGCGCAAGCTCGATCAGCCACTCGGTGATCTCATCGCGCGTGCGGCCTGCCTCAAGCTGGACCTTGATCCCACTCTCGCTGCGCGTCCAGATCGCGGACCAGATGTGCCGCCGCTGGCCGGCCGCGTCGATGCGGCCCGACCAGTCGATCGCGATCAGCCGCAGCGTCTTTGCCTTATTCACTATTCACTACTCACTATTCACTGCTTTCCTCAACATCAACCTCTTCGATGTCGCTTCCAGCCCAATCGCGCAACACCACCCAGACGGCTCGCGAGGAGAATCCCGCGGCGACCAGCCGGCGCATGATCTTCGCCGTCTCCTTCTGGCGCTGCTCGCGGTCGCCGCCGGGCGGCTTCAGGCGCTTGCGCTCTATGTATTGTCGGGCGAGCGCGACCTCATCCACATCCTCATACTGCTTTGTTACCGCTTCATTCACCAGCGACGACGCGATTCCCTTCTGCATCAGGCCCTGTTGAACGCGGCGTTTCCCGAACTTCTCGTTCTCCTGGCGAAGGCGCGCGAAGTCGGCGGCGAATCGCTGATCGGATAAGTAGCCGAGTTCCTTCAGCTTTGCGATCACCTTCTCGACGGCTTCGCGGCCGGTTTCGTCGGGAGAGACACGATCCGACAACCGGCGGCGAAGGTCGCGCTCGCTCTTCATCTTTGCGCCGAGGGACTTTACGGCGTAATCGAGCAGCTCAGGTTCCGTGAGCGGAGACTTTGTTCTGGCGGATTTTTTGTGGAATGGTATGGGCTACCCCCCTCCCCCGTGTTTTTTGCGCAAAATCTTCAGGAGAAAAGACTTAGGTCCGGACCTAAGTGCGAAAATCCAGTATTTTGAGGCGCTTTGGCTGCAAAATATTCAAAACAAAGGAGTAAGGATCATAGGGAGCTGCACTCGCGGCGCACAAAGCACGGTGTTTCATGGCTTTGCGGCGGCGGGGTTTTTCTCGGGACCGGCGCCGGCGTACTTGTTCATGCCGAGCCACTGGTCGCACCAGTCGTCGACGGTCTGGTACCAGAGCTGGGAGTTCTGGGGTTTGAGGACCCAGTGGCCTTCGTCGGGGAAGTAGAGCATTTTGCTCGGGACGCCGAGGAGCTGGAGCGCGGTGAAGAGTTCCATTCCCTGCGAGACGTCGAGCCGGTAGTCACGCTGCGAATGGATGATGAGCGTGGGCGTGTGGGCGTCCTTGATGTAGCGCATCGGCGACCACTTGATGAAGGGATTTTCCGAGTCGGGCTTGCCGTAGAAGTCCCACGGGTGCGAGGGGCGGTTTTGTTCGACGACGGCGTCGGAAGCATTGGAGGCGAGCGGGCGAAATTCCCATTCGTTGAACCAGAGCTCTTCGGTGTCGCCGAAGGCTGCCGTGGCATCGCTCATGCCGTCATGGGTGACGATGCACTTGAAGCGGTTGGTGTGGGTGAGGACCCAGTCGGCCATGTAGCCGCCGTAGGAGGCGC
This is a stretch of genomic DNA from Acidobacteriaceae bacterium. It encodes these proteins:
- a CDS encoding regulatory protein RecX; its protein translation is MKSERDLRRRLSDRVSPDETGREAVEKVIAKLKELGYLSDQRFAADFARLRQENEKFGKRRVQQGLMQKGIASSLVNEAVTKQYEDVDEVALARQYIERKRLKPPGGDREQRQKETAKIMRRLVAAGFSSRAVWVVLRDWAGSDIEEVDVEESSE
- the alaS gene encoding alanine--tRNA ligase; the protein is MRNLSGNQIREDFLRFFEGKGHRRVHSSSLVPANDPTLLFTNAGMNQFKDVFLGAEKREYTRAASSQKCVRAGGKHNDLENVGFTRRHHTFFEMLGNFSFGDYFKKDAIAYAWELLTSPEWFGMDPKKMYVTIFEGSETVPRDDEAEQYWIETGVPKERIFEMGMKDNFWQMGDTGPCGPCSEIFYDLGVRASEKFDANGQPVDLPFPQDEQRYVEIWNLVFMQFDRAADGTLTPLPKPSIDTGMGLDRVSCAIQGKISNYENDLFTPLLKRAKELTWFKSELSIDELAVSDVKGAASLRIIADHARASTFLISDGVLPSNEGRGYVLRKIMRRGIRHGRLLGQEKPFLHEMVFAVRDEMQAAYPELKESAERVSKVVLAEEEQFARTLELGLRNMTDETLRDGAKAFSLYETFGMPLDFMVDAARDAGIEFDYEGFERAKLEEQQRARASWKGGSQKSAAPVYRELPQTEFQGYGATRLDGARVLALVKDGVGVASLQPGETGEAVLDATSFYADSGGQVGDVGWLYASDHITAVAEVSGCRKPVQGVFAHQVKALHAIGVGDVVDTVVNAGVRHATMRNHTGTHLLHAALRQVLGTHVKQAGSLNDATRLRFDFSHFAGVADEELQEIEDIVNTQVLANSKVETLVDVPIDVAVHELGAMALFGEKYGERVRVVKIGDFSTELCGGTHTAATGEIGLLKLVGESSVSSGVRRVEAVTGTGSLELFRRDAEVTKVAGQIVGGDVNAAALQARLAQSDEEMKKLRRELEQMRMKSASAATADAAASAVEVKGVKVLARRVDALDKSQMRNLVDELRGKLGSGVVVLGAATSDGKVSLITGVTKDLTSRVQAGKVVGALAAKVGGRGGGRPDLAEAGGSDVAALDGVLAQAASVVGEMIA